One Deinococcus hopiensis KR-140 genomic window, CGCGCTGGGAATTTTGCGGTAGAGCGGGGCGGAGCACGCTTGAGCACAGGTTGCTTATTTCATTTGAAAATGTTCCGAATGGAAATGTTAAGATGCCAGGCGTGAACGCGTCACCCACCTTGGACCCCCTGGCATTTATGCGCCGCGTTGGGCGCCTCTACCGCCTCCTGCACGAAACCATCCACCCTGACCTCGAGCGCGCCCTCGGCTTACAACCAAAAGAAGTTCAGGTTCTCGCCGCGGTCGCCGACGGCCACCACTCCCCCACAGTCATCAGCCGGCGCGTCGGCGCGCCCGCACCCTCCACGAGCAGGTTCATCGACCAGCTTGTTACCTCCGGCCTCCTTGAGCGCCACGCCCATCCTGGCGACCTCCGCCGTTTCCAGCTGCGTTTAACGCCTCAGGGCGAAGCGACGCTGCGAGAAGCGCGGACCCTCGCCCGCACCGCCCTGACGCGGCGCTTTGAGGCCATTCCACCCGCCGACCTCGAAGGGGCCGAACAGAGCCTGATGGTGCTGGAGGGTCACTTCAACCCGGGAGAAGACCTGTGACGCCGCGCGAGAAAATGCTCGCTTTCGCTGGCGTCCTCGTCGTCTTGTTCCTCTCTTCTCTCAACACCACCGTCGTCGGCACGGCCCTGCCGCGGATCATCGCAGAACTTGGCGGCCTCAACCTGTACACCTGGGCGTTCACGGGATTTACCCTGGCGCAGACGGTCAGCATTCCCATCTACGGAAAACTCAGCGACATGTATGGCCGCAAGCCGATCTTGCTCATCGGCATTCTCCTCTTCTCCGCGGGTTCTGTCCTGGGCGGCTTCAGCCAAAGCATGGGGGAACTCATCGCTTTTCGCGCCTTGCAAGGCCTCGGCGGTGGCGCACTGATGAGTATGGCCTTCGCCACCATCGGTGACATTTTCACGCCCCTCGAGCGCGGCAAGTACCAGGGATTCACGGGAGCTGTCTTCGGGGTATCCAGCGTCGTTGGTCCGCTTGTCGGCGGTCTCCTGACCGATCACCTTTCGTGGCGCAGCGTGTTCTTCGTGAACATCCCCTTCGCGGTCCTCGCCTTCTTCGTGATCACCCGCTACCTGCGCGTTCCCCTCACGCCCCGCCCGGCGCGGGTGGATTACCTCGGTGCGCTCCTGCTCATCGCCACGACCGTGCCCCTGATGGTGGCGCTGACCTGGGCGGGCACCACCTATGCCTGGACGTCGGTGCAGGTGCTTGGCCTGCTGGTCGGTGCGGCCGTCATGCTCACGGCCTTCATCGTGCGGCAGGCCAAATCCAGCAGTCCGATCCTGGAGCTCGGCCTGTTTCGCAACCCCACCTTTACCATCTCGAACGTCGCCGGGTTCCTGAGCATGGCCGGCATGTACGGGGCCATCCTGTACCTGCCGCTCTACATGCAGGCGGTAAAAGGCGCTTCCGCAACAAATTCCGGGTTGACCCTTTCGCCCCTCATGCTTGGCCTGATCCTGACCAGCACCACAGCGGGGCTCGCCGTTTCCCGCACTGGCCGCTACAAGCCATTTATCCTCGCGGGTCTGTTCACCATGACCGTCGCCATGTTTCTCGGCCATCTCATCACGCCCACCACCTCCGCACTCCTGGTGACCGGCCTGATGGTGATGCTGGGCCTCGGGCTCGGCCCAACCAACAGTCTCTTTACGCTCGCCGTGCAAAATGCGCTTCCCCGCGAGAAGCTTGGCGTGGCAACGTCGGTCAACCAATTTTTCCGCAACATGGGCGGTACGATCGGCGCTGCCGTGTTTGGAACCATTCAAAGCGTCAACCTGCATGCCGTTCAACTCCCCGCCGTCGCCCATACCTTTCCGCCTGCCCTGCGGCAAGCCGTGACCAATCCGAATGTCCTGACGAGTCCCGAGGCGTTGGAGAAGGTCCAGGGAGCCGTCACGCATCTGGCCGGGCAGACGGTGTTCGGTCAGATTCTGCTGGCCTTACGTGCGTCTCTGACAAATGCTGTAACCGAAGTGTTCCTGCTGGCGAGCGTGCTTGCCGGACTGGGGTTTCTCGTCACGCTCGCCCTGCCCAATACGCAACTCGAAGTCGCCCGTCAGTCCACACCGTCCGGACCTGTCAGGGAGTAGCGAAGCGGGCCCAGGTGCAGGTCGGCACTGCTGCGCCCCGTGCGTCAAAAGAGCCAGCATGTGGCCCTGCATGAAAGGCTTGCCCCACCACGCTTTAATGAACCGGTGGGGCAAGCCAAAGAAGTGTGCGCCCCAGTCCGGCACAGCCAGTGGACAGCGCCGCCGAGGTTGAGGGCGGCCGCGCTGTTTTACTCGGACCGTTCATTCCCTTTTGAAATGCCGCGCGACGTGCAGGGACGTTCGGGTACCGGGCCTCTTCAAGTCCGGGTGCATCTCTGGAGTCGTCCAGGCACTTTTCGTGGAGCGGTTGGGCCGGTCTCACTGGCAGGGCTCCACGGCGTGATGGGGCAGCGCCGAGAGGAAGCGCCCAGCGTGCTCTGAACCGTAGCCACGCGGGCTTTCGGGCGTTGGTCGCTGGCTCCCGGGACCCCATCGCGGCCGGACCCGGTCAGGAAGGCGAGGACGGCCCGGTCCACGTCTGCGTCTGGCTCCTCTGCCGCCTGGATATCCCCCGGACCACCTGGACCCTGAACCAGCGCGCCTGCAGGGGGGTGCCCAGGACGCAAACTCACCCGCCTTGCCCGCACGGCCATATTTGGTGGTTCCTGAACATTTTCAAAGTGCAGCTAGAGTGGAGCGGTGCTCCCCTCCGTACCTGCCGTCACCCTGAACCTCCTGGGAACGCCGTCCCTCGTGGTGGGGGGCCGGGTCCGGCTATTGGAGCGCAAGGCGGCGGGCGTCCTGGCGTATGTGTGCCTCGAAGGCCAGGTGACGCGGGAGCGGGTGGCGGGGCTGCTCTGGCCAAGCGTGCCGAACCACTCGGCGCGCAACAACCTGCGTCAGGTGTTGTGGCGACTGCGCTCCTACGGCGACCTGGTGGTGGGCGAGCCGCTGCTGGCGCTGGCGGCGCACGTTCATGCGGATGTGACGGCCTCCCTGCTGGCCGCGTCTGCGTTGCCGGCGTCCGGGCCAGCAGGCCTGGGGGAGCCTGACCTGGAACAACCCGGCTGGGAGGGCGAACTGCTGGCGGGAAAGGATTTTAGCGATTGCCCAGCGTTCGAGGAGTGGCTCCTCGCCGAGCGCGAACGTTTCAGGGCGCTGCGCCGCGACGCCCTGTGGCAGCGATGCCGCGCCGATCAGGCGGCGGGCGACCTGGGCGGCGCCCTGCGGCGCGCGGCGCGCCTGCTCGAACTCGATCCGCTGTCCGAACCAGCATACCGGTTGATCATGACCCTCCACGTGGGCAGGGGAGACCGCGCCGCCGCGCTGGAGGCATTTTACGCGTGTCGGGAGACCCTGCGGCGGGAACTGGGCGTGTCTCCCACACCGGAAACGCTGGCGCTGGCGGACGGGATCCGGTCGGCCAGCGGGGTGGACACGCCGGGTCTGCCCACTGCCCCCACCTGGCAGCCTCCCCTGGTGGGCCGCGAGGCCGAATGGACACGGCTGAACGCGGCCCTGGACGCCGGGCAGAACGTCATCGTGAGTGGCCCGCCCGGCGTGGGCAAGACGCGGCTGCTGCGCGAGGTCCTGCGCGCGCGGGGACCTGTGCTGTGCCTGGCGTCACGCCCAAATGATGAGGCGGTGCCTTACCTGGCGCTGGGGCGGCTGGCCCGGCAGCTCCTGAAGGCGTACGAGGATGCCAAGGTGCTGGGCCTGGCGTCGACACCGGAACCGCTGGAGGACTGGGTCCGTGTGGGGGCCGCGCACCTGCTGCCGGACCTGTGGTCCGAAGAACCGGGAACGGAGCCACTCCGCTCTCCGGCGGCGCAGCGGCGCTTCCTGGAAGCGGTGACCCGGCTGGTCACTTCCCTGTTGCCGCTGGCCCTCGCCACACAGGCGGGAAGCGGCTTTGGCGGACCGGGCAGCCTCATGTTCGATGATGACCAGTGGATGGACGAGGCGAGTTGGGAAGCCTGGATGTTTGTCTTCTCGCAACCCGAGTGGCGGTCGCTGGGCGTGCAGGTGGGCATGACGTTCCGGCAGGGTGAACTCCCCTTTGCGCGGCTGAAGACGGTTGCGCGGCTGGTGGAGGGTCGGGCCGCACTCACCATTGAGCTCCAACCTCTGCGTGAAGCGGGCGTCCAGGCCCTGACGTCCGCGTTTCTGGAGCGGCAGGAACCCGGGCCGGTGGCGGCGTCCTTGGTGGGCGCGTTGTGGCGGCACACGGGGGGAAATCCACTGTTTGTCCTGGAGACGCTGCGCAGCCTGATAGACGTTGGCAGGCTACCGGGCCATGGAGAGGAACTGAGGGCCCTCCCGGTGCCCCCGCAACTGGAACCGCTGCTCTACCGCCGCCTGGAGGGTGTTCCGGCGTCAGCACTGCGCCTGGCCCGCGTGGCCGCGGTGGCTGGTTCGGAATTTGATGCGGAGCTGGCGGCGTACGTCATGGACCTTCATCCCCTGGACCTCGTACAGCCCTGGGCAGAACTGGAAGCGGCGCAGATTATGAGCGGTTCGCGCTTTGCGCACGATCTGATCGCGCAGGCAGCCCTCCGGAGCGTGCCGCTTCCCGTACGCGCACTCCTGCACGCCAGAATAGCGGCACACCTGCAAAGCCGGACCGACACCCACCCAAAGAGGGCTGCACCTGAGCACCTGGCGCTTCACTGGGAAGCTGCGGGTCAACCCAACAGCGCCGCGCCGCACTGGGTGAAGGCCGGTTGGGTTGCGCTCAGCCGCGGCGCCTGGTCGGACGCCGCCTGGGATTTCCGCCGCGCCGTGATTGCCGGTGATTCAGCGCGGGAAAGTGTCCTCGAGGCGCAATACGGCCTTGGAATGGCCCTGCGTGGTCAGGACCCAGCGCAAGCGGAACAGGCGTTTCAGGCCGTACTGCTTTCCACACCGGGGATTCGCCGGCAGGTGGAGACTCACGCGGCCCTCGCAGAACTGTACCGGCTGTGTGGTCGACTGGAAGACGCCCTCACGCAAATCGTCCGGGCGACCGAGCTGGCGCGGGGGCACCTCACCGAACCCGAGCAGGCGGACTTGTGCCGCGCGCAGTTCGCCATTCATCTCCGCGCCGGGCAGTACGCGGCAGCGGAAAAGACGATTCTCACGGCGCAAGCGCTGGCACCCTGGCGCGCAGAGATCACGAATGAGCACGCACTGCTGCTGTGGATGGCCGGCCGGTTCAGTGAGGCGGCCCAGTTGTATGAGCGCTTTCAGGTCCCTGCCACACGCGGGGGGCAGCCCCCGGTCCCCGCGTGGTACGCCGGGAACCTGGGCTGGACATACTGGGCGCTGGGCCGGCTCGCGGAAGCCGAAGCGGTCCTCGCGCTCCCATTCAATTCCCCAGCCTCCCCATTCGATCTGGGGGTGCGGCAGGTGCATCAGGCGACCGTATCGATCAGCCAGGGCCGCTACCGCAAGGCCCTGGCTGAACTGGACGCGGCGGAGCCATCCCTCCGTGCCTACCCTCCGCACCTGCTGGACCTGCAACATCGGCGCGGCTTACTGGCCCTGTATGCCGGGCGTTATGAAGAGGCGGCCGCACTGCTGTCCCAAGCGGTGAGCACGGCCCAGCACGTGGGTGATCCTGTCCGGCTCTCGCTGGCGCTCAGCGGCCTCACGTCCACGTACGCCTTTTTGAAGCGGCGGGCCGAAGCAGAACAGTGGAGCGGGCACGTGCGTGCACTCGCCGTCCACGTTCAGGTGCCGCTCACGCAGGTGGCGGCCAACCACGCTCTGGCGCTGGTGGCCAGCCTCGGAGGCGAGGACGTGCAGGCCGCTGCCCTGGCAGACGCGGCCGTCAGGCAGTCCCGGACATCCCAGATGAGCGAACTGCTGGCGCGGAGCCTGCTGTTGCGGGCGCGGTTCGGCAATGGCGTGGATGCCAGAGCCGACTTGCTGGAGGCCGCAGGACTGGCTGAAGAGGCAGGGATCCTGGACGTGCACTATCAGGCGGCCCGCGCCCTCTCCGCCGCTGATCCAGCGTGGCGCACGCCAGCCACGCGGCTCTACCGGCAGTTGTTCTCCCTGGCTCCTCCTGACTTTCTCGGTGCTGTCGAGCCTCCTCTTACCGCATAACGCTTCGATAACGCCGTTGCGTCTAGAGTGTTTATGTGAGACCCCCTTGCTTTTTTTGAAGGCAAATTTATTTTCACAAATTGACCCCAGGAGGCCAGGGTGAGGGCGGTCGTCCACCGCTCCTCCCTCTGCTCCATGTCCTGGCCTTAACACACGTGAACACGCCCCGGCCCTCCCCGCAGCCACGCCCCGCAGAAGCACGCAAAAGAGGCACAACGTATGAGGAAGGTGGACCCAGCAAGGCGCCCCGTCGTGGGGCGTTACACCGCAGCATGGACGGGAAATCCGGAACAGCCCTCCGGAGGACCGGCGGTTTGGAACGACGCTCTATTCCCTCTACCACACTCCTGTGGGCCGGTTGAGGGCAAGCGAACGCCCCGGTCTTCCAAACAGCGCTGGACCAGGCTCGCGGGTGCGCGGGTGGTCCCGCACGTGTGCGGTGCGCTCCCACTCGCGCTGGGCATGGCTGGCCTCGCCCACGCCGAGGGAAGTCTTCAGGTGCGCTTCTACAGCGTTCCACCGCCGCTTGAATGGCTGGACAGCGTGAGCGTCTCCGGTCATTACCAGACCTCACCGGGTCCGAGCTCCACTGTCCTTGACCTGAGTGCCGAACGCAGCCTCATGAATTTTGGGGTGCGTTATAACCGCCCGCACCATGCCTTTCAGGCCGCCGGTCGCCGCAGTGCTGACGTTGCCGCTGGGCGCACGGATACCAGCGCCACTGTGGTCTACACGTTTGTGCCGCAAGCACCGCCCGAAGGCCTGACCGTGACCTCCGCCACCGTTCTTTACACCCTGTCCAGCAGTCAGACCCCAACCTACGGCTACCAGAGTCACACCGCCGGAGTCGGGGTGGGGGTGCGGTTGAGCCGTGAATTGAATCTCACCACCAACGCGACCGCTACCGCCGTTTTGCTGCCTGCGCTGGGCGACCCAATCTGGAGCAGCAGCGTTTCCGGCGCCCTGACCTACGCGCGCGGCGGCACCGTTGCGTACCTGGTGCCCGGCTTCAGCGTTCAAGCGGGTGTGGCCCGCTTGAACGTCACCAGTGGGGCGAGCCTCCGGCTTCGCCCTGACCTGAGCGCCAGCGGCGCCGCCTCCTGGTCGGCAGGTGCGGCACCCAGTGCCAACGCTGCCCTGACCTACGTCAGGGGTCCGTGGCAGGTCAGTGGCACCGCTGCCACCAGCGGAACGGGCCTCTCGCTCGGTGCGGGGGCGCGCGTCACCCTGCCCCAGCAGTTGGCCCTCGGCACGGCCGTCTCCGTCATTCCGGCCACGCGCACACCGGTCTATAGCGCCGATATCAGCAAGCAGGTCGGCGGCGTGCGCGTCGGCGCGTCGGCGACACTCACGGCACCACCTCAGGCGGCGCCTGCCCTCACCCTGCAGACTTCTATCGTGGGTCAGCAAAAGCCCTGGCAGGGCGGGGTAAATGTCTCCTACAGCCGCACTGGCGACCGGAGTGGTGGGAATGCCAGCGGCACCCTCGCGTATAACAGCGGCCAGTTTGGTGCGCAACTGGCCCTGGGCCTGAACCTGAGCAGCGCGGCAACTGGCCCCTCCCTCCTGACTGGAAGGGGAGACCTCACGCTGAATTACGCCGTCACCTCGCGGCTGGATGCCAGCGCCAGCGCCCGCTATGAGCGGTCGACGGCCACCACCGCCGCGGCCTCGTACCGCTACGGCCTGGGCCTGGGCTACCGCTTTCTCCCCAAGGAGTCCCCATGACCCCCCCCCACCCCACCCTTCCCAGGAAAGTGCGGAACAAGGCGCGCCGGTGGCCTGCACCGCTGCTGTTCCTGCTCGCCAGCGTGGCCGGCGCGCAGGCATACACGCCGCCCGGAACCCTGACGTACACGCCCACCGTCCAGGCGGGGACCCCCTTTACCATCAGCTTCAACGGTGTTCCCGCCGACACCACATACACGCTGTGTTGGGAGGGCGAGAACCCGGGCGGCCCCTGCGACACCTTTGGCAACCCTGGAGGACAGACTCCCACCGTCACCCTGTCGCACGTGTACTCGGTTCCTGGCCGCCCCAGCCCCATTATTAGTGAGGTGCAGCCCACGGCTGCTCGGAACGCCCAGGTGCTGTCGGACGTCACCGTCACGGCCCCCAATCCGGTCCTCACGGTCACCCCCGCGAACGCCTCCATCTACCAGTCCGTCCGCGCCGACGCCAGCGCGCTGGACCCCACCCTCACCTACACCGTGGACTGGGGCGACGGGACCGCCGACCCCCTCACGGGCACCGCGACCGCGCAGGACCTGCATACCTACAGGCAGCCGGGCACGTATACCGTCACGCTCTCGACCCCTGGACTCACGCCAGCCACCGCCGCCGTGACGGTCAAGGTACCCACCCCTACCCTCGCGGCACAGGGCAGCGGCCTGAGCGCCACGATCACCCTTGGCAACCTCCTGGGTGACTACGAGTACAGCATCGACTGGGACGATGGCAGCACCGAACCCTTCACCGCCCAGGGCGACCCCGCTCCACAACTGGTCCACCCCTACAGCCAACCGGGGACCTACACCATTCGGGTCACCCCACGAAACGGCACGCCCGTGACCACCACCGTCATCCTGTCGTACCCGGCGCCCATCCTGACCCTGACTCCCAGTTCCGCGGCGGTCTCCCAGGTGGTGACCGCCGAGCTCAGCGGCCTGAACGCTGGCCTGAACACCACCCTGGACTGGGGC contains:
- a CDS encoding MarR family winged helix-turn-helix transcriptional regulator, with translation MNASPTLDPLAFMRRVGRLYRLLHETIHPDLERALGLQPKEVQVLAAVADGHHSPTVISRRVGAPAPSTSRFIDQLVTSGLLERHAHPGDLRRFQLRLTPQGEATLREARTLARTALTRRFEAIPPADLEGAEQSLMVLEGHFNPGEDL
- a CDS encoding MDR family MFS transporter; this translates as MTPREKMLAFAGVLVVLFLSSLNTTVVGTALPRIIAELGGLNLYTWAFTGFTLAQTVSIPIYGKLSDMYGRKPILLIGILLFSAGSVLGGFSQSMGELIAFRALQGLGGGALMSMAFATIGDIFTPLERGKYQGFTGAVFGVSSVVGPLVGGLLTDHLSWRSVFFVNIPFAVLAFFVITRYLRVPLTPRPARVDYLGALLLIATTVPLMVALTWAGTTYAWTSVQVLGLLVGAAVMLTAFIVRQAKSSSPILELGLFRNPTFTISNVAGFLSMAGMYGAILYLPLYMQAVKGASATNSGLTLSPLMLGLILTSTTAGLAVSRTGRYKPFILAGLFTMTVAMFLGHLITPTTSALLVTGLMVMLGLGLGPTNSLFTLAVQNALPREKLGVATSVNQFFRNMGGTIGAAVFGTIQSVNLHAVQLPAVAHTFPPALRQAVTNPNVLTSPEALEKVQGAVTHLAGQTVFGQILLALRASLTNAVTEVFLLASVLAGLGFLVTLALPNTQLEVARQSTPSGPVRE
- a CDS encoding ATP-binding protein translates to MLPSVPAVTLNLLGTPSLVVGGRVRLLERKAAGVLAYVCLEGQVTRERVAGLLWPSVPNHSARNNLRQVLWRLRSYGDLVVGEPLLALAAHVHADVTASLLAASALPASGPAGLGEPDLEQPGWEGELLAGKDFSDCPAFEEWLLAERERFRALRRDALWQRCRADQAAGDLGGALRRAARLLELDPLSEPAYRLIMTLHVGRGDRAAALEAFYACRETLRRELGVSPTPETLALADGIRSASGVDTPGLPTAPTWQPPLVGREAEWTRLNAALDAGQNVIVSGPPGVGKTRLLREVLRARGPVLCLASRPNDEAVPYLALGRLARQLLKAYEDAKVLGLASTPEPLEDWVRVGAAHLLPDLWSEEPGTEPLRSPAAQRRFLEAVTRLVTSLLPLALATQAGSGFGGPGSLMFDDDQWMDEASWEAWMFVFSQPEWRSLGVQVGMTFRQGELPFARLKTVARLVEGRAALTIELQPLREAGVQALTSAFLERQEPGPVAASLVGALWRHTGGNPLFVLETLRSLIDVGRLPGHGEELRALPVPPQLEPLLYRRLEGVPASALRLARVAAVAGSEFDAELAAYVMDLHPLDLVQPWAELEAAQIMSGSRFAHDLIAQAALRSVPLPVRALLHARIAAHLQSRTDTHPKRAAPEHLALHWEAAGQPNSAAPHWVKAGWVALSRGAWSDAAWDFRRAVIAGDSARESVLEAQYGLGMALRGQDPAQAEQAFQAVLLSTPGIRRQVETHAALAELYRLCGRLEDALTQIVRATELARGHLTEPEQADLCRAQFAIHLRAGQYAAAEKTILTAQALAPWRAEITNEHALLLWMAGRFSEAAQLYERFQVPATRGGQPPVPAWYAGNLGWTYWALGRLAEAEAVLALPFNSPASPFDLGVRQVHQATVSISQGRYRKALAELDAAEPSLRAYPPHLLDLQHRRGLLALYAGRYEEAAALLSQAVSTAQHVGDPVRLSLALSGLTSTYAFLKRRAEAEQWSGHVRALAVHVQVPLTQVAANHALALVASLGGEDVQAAALADAAVRQSRTSQMSELLARSLLLRARFGNGVDARADLLEAAGLAEEAGILDVHYQAARALSAADPAWRTPATRLYRQLFSLAPPDFLGAVEPPLTA